In a single window of the Plasmodium cynomolgi strain B DNA, chromosome 6, whole genome shotgun sequence genome:
- a CDS encoding early transcribed membrane protein (ETRAMP;~putative), translating to MKIAKLFTLFAILPIVCLLGKENADIISPNDELKKEGLDVDKRIQKLLHKRKLLMISIIAASVLAAGGILGGVGYGIMKHRKKERKEMEDEPFTDILDTDHAKKETTPFKTTAHTDYPDMRENIQIPVEEVPQSNVVIEETDGDTGEKLGDSFFDSSFNINVTDSPII from the coding sequence atgaagattGCCAAGCTGTTCACCCTTTTCGCCATTTTACCCATTGTATGCTTgttgggaaaagaaaatgcagaTATCATTTCTCCGAATGATGAGCTTAAGAAGGAGGGTCTGGATGTAGACAAAAGAATTCAAAAACTTTTACACaagagaaaattattaatgataTCAATAATAGCGGCGTCTGTACTCGCCGCGGGGGGAATACTCGGTGGAGTGGGTTATGGCATCATGAAACATCGCAAAAAAGAGCGCAAGGAAATGGAAGATGAGCCATTTACAGACATTCTTGATACAGATCACGCTAAGAAAGAGACAACCCCATTTAAAACGACGGCGCACACAGATTACCCCGACATGCGTGAAAATATCCAAATTCCTGTCGAAGAAGTACCCCAATCCAATGTCGTCATCGAAGAAACTGATGGTGATACAGGTGAGAAATTGGGGGATTCATTCTTTGATAGTTCATTCAATATCAATGTTACAG